TCTCCGAATTTTTTCCGCGGTGATATCTTTAACGATTTCTGGGCACTTTTCCTCGACCACCCCCCACTTATCGCGATATCCAATTCCTGATTCAACCGGGACACTCCTTCTTTATCAAACAATTCAAAATTAGCCGGCCTGTCCCAATCCTGGTTCCAGTTATGATTCTGATCTGTTCCGTTTCCGGGAATTCCATTGGTTCCCTTCACATATATGCCAATAACATCATCTGTCAGGTTAGCTTGATCAGTCACAATGGAAACCACCGGCAAAGTAAATGGACGCTGGTTGATAAAATAGGTTGCAGTAACCACGTCACCCGGTAATTTATCATCAGCAAATGCCCTGGCCCGTATGATCGAAATACCACCTAACGATATCTGCTTCCCGGATACATATTTGGTTGAAGAACGTGTCGGTTCTTTCCCATTGGTAGTATAAAATACTTCCTCGCCTTCTTTCACAGAAATAGTTAATTTTAGGGCCTTCGGATAAAATCCGCTTTTTTCACTGAATATAGGCGTCTCACAACGTCCGGAAGCTGACTTCCTGTAATTATTTGATCCTCCCTGACTATATTCCGAAAAATAAACCCATGCTCCCACTCCATCCTGCTTTCTCCCATAGGATATATTCCTGTATTGTTGGGGATATTCAACCTGATCAATAATTTCCCTCTGCCCATTTAGTAAGAACAACTTCCCACCTTCCGGTTTCAGCTTAAAATTTGCATGTCCGTTACGGTCACTACGTTCGAACCATAGCAAACTATAGCCTTTTGCCGGGATCATTTTCTGGAGAGGTTGCCATTTTTGGGGTTGAGAAAGATCATCTGTGAAATAATATGTTCCCTGATTCTGGGAGGCTTCACCTGTATTATATAATTCAACCCACATGCTGTAATTATAAGAATCATCCATGACCGCAGAAACATTATTGGTCATTATCTCATTTATTTTTAGCTGTGCAAAAACAACAAAAGGATACAGCGAAAGGATGACAAAAAGGATCTTTTTCATAGCATGATATCATAAAAAGATACATTTGTCAATATTACATCATTTTTCTGAAGAAACAAATATTAAGTAATTTCTTTTTCATTAAGCACTCAGTGCTATTTATTTTTTCCTTAAGTCACATTGATCAAATTGATTACACTTATTAAATAGACTTTAATTGTTTGCTATTACTTAGTAGTTGAAATATCCAAATAGAATTGAAATAAAACCTATAATCAAACAGACCCGGTTGTTTATTTGATTAAAACTTTTAAACCATGGGGAACAATTTTGATATCCAGTGTTTCGTCCATTTCAAAGGGATCACCGTCAAGGTGGATCGGATCATCCGTTTTTCTCTTGATAATGATTCGTTCTGCTTTCCGGGTGTGGTAATACGGGCTTTTGTGAATGGTTTTACTGATCAGCCGGAATGCCAGGTCAGAAGCTAATACTTTTGGAAAGGGTTTTAATATACATACATCCAGCCGCCCGTCCGCAATATTTGCATGGGGTGCAATATAGCCATTGTTCCCATACTGGGAAGAATTTGCAACTGTTACCAACATAGCGTCCGTATCAAACTTATCGCCATCTATATCCAGGGTATATTCCTGGGAACGATAAGTAATGAATTCCTTGCCAATGATGGAAACATATTTCAAAAACCCGCGTTTCTTTGTGTGGGCAAAAACATCGCTGACATGCGCATCAAATCCCGTTCCGAGCGTACAAAAAAAAGGATGTCCATTTGCCATACCATAATCAATACAAATGGTTTTGGCTGCATTCACGACCTTAAGCGCACCACCCAAACGTAATGGGATATGTAAATGACGGGCCAATCCATTTCCTGACCCGGAAGGAATAATACCCATGGCCGATTCGGTATCCCTTAAGGCTGTAGCTACCTCATTTACTGTACCGTCACCACCTACTGCTATGATATAAGGGACTTTATTAGCTACCTGCTGACGGGCTAGTTCAAAAGCATGGCCACGCCGCTCGGTAAAAAAAATCTCAATATCGAAACGTCTTTCATTAATCCGTTTACGGATGATACCAGGCCATGAACTTTTTTTTCTTGTTCCTGAAATGGGATTAATGATAAAACTTATTTTTTGCTTCACAGGATATTCCCTTTATGCGGTTAATGAATATTTCGATCATTTGACGGATACCGGTTGAGTGGCTGCCATATTTTCATTCCTGTCATTGGTCGCATTTACCACATTTGCTGCCAAATCCATGAACGCTTTACCGGTAATTGTGTTTTCATCAGCTGCTACGGGTTGTCCGATATCGCCACTCTCACTGATACTTTGTACTATAGGTATTTGCCCTAATAACCGGAGGTGCTCACGTTCAGCCAATTGTTTGCAGGCATCTTTTCCGAATAAATAATAACGATTCTGGGGTAGTTCTTCCGGAGTAAACCAGGCCATGTTTTCCACCAGACCCAGGATCGGAACATTCACCTTTTCATTACGGAACATATTGATCCCTTTCACAACATCCAATAAGGCTACCTGCTGCGGGGTACTCACAATCACAGCTCCTGTGACCGGAAGTTCCTGCACAATAGTTAAATGAATATCACCTGTTCCCGGAGGTAAATCGATCAGTAAATAGTCCAAATCACCCCATTCTCCCTGGTGTAATAATTGCTTAAGCGCACTTGTCGCCATCGGGCCACGCCATATCACAGCATCTTCGGGCCGGACAAAGAATCCAATAGATAACATACGAACACCGTAACGCTCTACAGGAATGATACGTTCACTTCCCTCCTCACCTGAAATACCGGGGGCTACACCTTCCACACCAAGCATCTTCGGAATGGACGGACCATATACATCAGCATCCAGTAATCCTACCTGATAACCCATTTTAGCCAGGGCTACTGAAAGATTTACAGCCACTGTCGATTTCCCGACCCCGCCTTTTCCGGAAGCAACAGCTATAATGTTTTTTGCCTGCGGAATGGAAGAAGGTGTTTGTTGGATTTGTTGTACAGATTGTATTTCTATTTTCGGATCAACATCGGGATGTACATAATAACGCAAAGCTTTTTCACAGGCACTCACTATAGAATTCTTCATCGGATCCTTTGCTTTGGCAAAAGTAAGTGTAAAAGCAATCTCAAGACCATCGATATGTATATGGTCGACCATACCCAACTCCACAATATCTTTACCTGCAGCGGGATGTTTCACATGTTTTAATGCGCTGACAACTTCTTCTACAGTAATGCTCATTTTGGTTTGATTTTAAACGCAAACTTACAGATTTTCTTTGAAAGAAAAGAATAATGCTTCTACTTTAATCGGTTAGTAAAAAACCTTTAAAAAACACCTTTCACAGGAGAGGAAATTTTTATCCTAAATAATCTTTTACCCCATTTTATAAAATATCATAGTAGATGCCTGTCGATCCGGAAAAATCAGCAGACATGGAACAATATGTCCGGCATTATGTTATAAAAGCAGATCATTACTTTATTTCTTTTATCTTTGTAACATACTTAAATTTCATATTCATGAATGAGTTGAATATACCGGAAACAAAGAATCCTCGGATAGTAGTAATAGGTGGTGGATTTGCAGGGCTAAAACTAGCCAAACATTTGCGTAAGAAGCCTTATGAAGTCGTGTTGATCGACAAACATAATTATCATCAGTTCCAACCGTTAATTTACCAATTGGCAACAGCCGGGATTGAACCGTCATCCATCAGTTTTCCCTTCCGGAAAATATTCCAGCGATCAAAAAATATACATTACCGTCAGACAATTGTTGACAGTATTGATCCCGAAAAAAACATAATTACCACATCTGCCGGGAAGTTGTCTTATGATTACCTGGTATTGGCTACAGGTACCATATCCAATTATTTCGGGAATGATGATGTTAAAAAGAACAGTTTAATTCTGAAATCGGTCCCGGATGCCTTATACATGAGGAATCAATTGTTAAGGAATATTGAACTTTTTTCTACCTCCGGCGACCCCGAAGAAAAAGAAAGGTTATTGAATGTTGCTATTGCCGGAGGAGGTCCCAGTGGTGTAGAAGTCGCCGGGACTTTAGCGGAAATGAAAAAAAAGATTTTCCCTAAAGATTATCCGGATACTGACTTTTCAAAGATGAGGATATGCCTGGTAGAGGCTGCCGATCGGCTTTTAAACACATTCAGCCAGAAATCGTCGGAAAAAGCGAAAAAATACCTGGAGAAACTTGGGGTGGATGTCATGTTGAATACAAAAGTATTGGGTTATGACGGAAAAACAGTTTCTTTATCAACCGGAGAATTACCCACTTATAATTTCTTATGGGCTGCAGGCGTCCGGGGAAAATTCCCTCCCGGACTTAATCCGGATATTGTTACACGGGGAAACCGGCTAAAAGTAGACAGGTATAATATAGTAGAAGGATACGGTAATATTTATGCAATCGGCGATGTTTCAAGTGTTACGAATGATCCTAAATACCCGAACGGACATCCTCAATTGGCACAGGTGGCCATCCAGCAAGGAAAGAATGTAGCCGGAAATTGGGAACGGGCCCGGAAAAAAAGACCGTTAAAAGAGTTTGAGTATCATGATCTGGGGATTATGGCGACCATAGGGAGGAACCTGGCGGTAGTGGAACTTCCTTTTATGAAAATATACGGAATAATTGCCTGGTTCATGTGGATGTTTGTCCATCTGATGGCTATCCTGGGCGTAAAAAACAAATTCTTTATTTTTATTGACTGGGTACACAGTTACTTCACATTCAATCCTTCATCAAGACTGATCATAAAACAGGAAAGAGAAATGGAGTAAATACTATTGGAGGAATTTTTCGCGCAATACATACCTGGCCTCTTCCCCTAATCCGAGCCCAAGATAAAAGAATGCATCAACAGTACCATACTTACGGATAATAGCATTAAAAGTAGCCTGTAAATAAGCAGGATTGGCCTCCATTATTTGCCGGGCCATTTCGTCATCCATTCCTTGTTCTTTGACCAAAGAATCAATGATCTTTTCGTTTTCATCTTTACGATAAATATTTGTGGAAACATAATCCGACAAAATGGTTTCCATAGGTATCTCCATTGAATACAAAAACAACGCGGCAGCAATACCTGTACGGTCTTTCCCTGTTGTAGAATGAAAAACAAGTGCCGAAGTATCGGGCAAAGCCAGCAATTTTCTAAAAAAAGGCTGGTATTTTTCTTTAAGAAAAGAGATGTCCGAATAAAAAGCAAGCATTAACTCTTTTCCTGATTTGAATTCTTTAGCATAAGAAGCAAGATCCGGAATAGTAAAGTTCCCGGCAGGAAGAAGGAGATAATCACTTCCAGGCAACAACCGGTCCGGTGCGTTTTCAACTTCCTCTTTTCCCCGGAAATCCACCACAGTGTATATCTTCCTCCGTTTCAATTCTTCCATATCCGCATCCGTTAACTGGCTGAGCTCCGCAGAACGATAGATCCGGCCTGTTTTTATGCGACGGAATTCCGTAGTAACATACCCTCCCAGATCCCTGAAATTGACGGCACCTTCCAGCTTTACCTCATGATTCACCTGTGGGCGACGTTGCGCCTGTACAAAAACAGGAAACATAGATAGTATCAAAACAAATATATATGTTCTCATATCACACTGAAAATGTACTGTTCATTCAATTGGCCTCTTAAAAAAAGCAATATAACCGACAGTCTGATGTGTCCATCTAAATGTAAAAAACATAGATCCTCCTTCCACTTTAGGTTCTATCCTTACCAGTTCCCAGCCCTGTTCTCCGTATCTGTCGAATTCTTCATTAATGTTTTCCGGAAGTCCTGAACTTGTATTTGTTTTAGCACTGATATAAACAATCTTATATTCCCATTTCATCTGTTCATAATTTAATTTTTAAGGTCAGATGGAATACGCCATAGATAATTATTACGTTGGATGAACAGTAATGTTCAGGCTATTTCATGGTTTAATTTTAAA
This window of the Bacteroidales bacterium genome carries:
- a CDS encoding diacylglycerol kinase family lipid kinase; protein product: MKQKISFIINPISGTRKKSSWPGIIRKRINERRFDIEIFFTERRGHAFELARQQVANKVPYIIAVGGDGTVNEVATALRDTESAMGIIPSGSGNGLARHLHIPLRLGGALKVVNAAKTICIDYGMANGHPFFCTLGTGFDAHVSDVFAHTKKRGFLKYVSIIGKEFITYRSQEYTLDIDGDKFDTDAMLVTVANSSQYGNNGYIAPHANIADGRLDVCILKPFPKVLASDLAFRLISKTIHKSPYYHTRKAERIIIKRKTDDPIHLDGDPFEMDETLDIKIVPHGLKVLIK
- a CDS encoding Mrp/NBP35 family ATP-binding protein, translated to MSITVEEVVSALKHVKHPAAGKDIVELGMVDHIHIDGLEIAFTLTFAKAKDPMKNSIVSACEKALRYYVHPDVDPKIEIQSVQQIQQTPSSIPQAKNIIAVASGKGGVGKSTVAVNLSVALAKMGYQVGLLDADVYGPSIPKMLGVEGVAPGISGEEGSERIIPVERYGVRMLSIGFFVRPEDAVIWRGPMATSALKQLLHQGEWGDLDYLLIDLPPGTGDIHLTIVQELPVTGAVIVSTPQQVALLDVVKGINMFRNEKVNVPILGLVENMAWFTPEELPQNRYYLFGKDACKQLAEREHLRLLGQIPIVQSISESGDIGQPVAADENTITGKAFMDLAANVVNATNDRNENMAATQPVSVK
- a CDS encoding NAD(P)/FAD-dependent oxidoreductase, encoding MPVDPEKSADMEQYVRHYVIKADHYFISFIFVTYLNFIFMNELNIPETKNPRIVVIGGGFAGLKLAKHLRKKPYEVVLIDKHNYHQFQPLIYQLATAGIEPSSISFPFRKIFQRSKNIHYRQTIVDSIDPEKNIITTSAGKLSYDYLVLATGTISNYFGNDDVKKNSLILKSVPDALYMRNQLLRNIELFSTSGDPEEKERLLNVAIAGGGPSGVEVAGTLAEMKKKIFPKDYPDTDFSKMRICLVEAADRLLNTFSQKSSEKAKKYLEKLGVDVMLNTKVLGYDGKTVSLSTGELPTYNFLWAAGVRGKFPPGLNPDIVTRGNRLKVDRYNIVEGYGNIYAIGDVSSVTNDPKYPNGHPQLAQVAIQQGKNVAGNWERARKKRPLKEFEYHDLGIMATIGRNLAVVELPFMKIYGIIAWFMWMFVHLMAILGVKNKFFIFIDWVHSYFTFNPSSRLIIKQEREME
- a CDS encoding tyrosine-protein phosphatase yields the protein MRTYIFVLILSMFPVFVQAQRRPQVNHEVKLEGAVNFRDLGGYVTTEFRRIKTGRIYRSAELSQLTDADMEELKRRKIYTVVDFRGKEEVENAPDRLLPGSDYLLLPAGNFTIPDLASYAKEFKSGKELMLAFYSDISFLKEKYQPFFRKLLALPDTSALVFHSTTGKDRTGIAAALFLYSMEIPMETILSDYVSTNIYRKDENEKIIDSLVKEQGMDDEMARQIMEANPAYLQATFNAIIRKYGTVDAFFYLGLGLGEEARYVLREKFLQ
- a CDS encoding DUF4177 domain-containing protein is translated as MKWEYKIVYISAKTNTSSGLPENINEEFDRYGEQGWELVRIEPKVEGGSMFFTFRWTHQTVGYIAFFKRPIE